Proteins from a genomic interval of Salinarchaeum sp. Harcht-Bsk1:
- a CDS encoding cupin domain-containing protein translates to MSYDSVNYEDVEPAAPGMHFLRDALDAEQVGVTVLDADEGWSGLEHDHAEDGQEEVYVLVEGSATVTVEGEAVSMEAGDVLRIDPEATRSIDVEEESQFVLVGAP, encoded by the coding sequence ATGAGCTACGACAGCGTCAACTACGAAGACGTCGAGCCCGCAGCACCGGGGATGCACTTCCTCCGGGACGCGCTCGACGCCGAGCAGGTCGGGGTCACGGTGCTCGACGCCGACGAGGGCTGGAGCGGTCTGGAGCACGACCACGCCGAGGACGGGCAAGAAGAGGTCTACGTGCTCGTCGAGGGATCGGCCACCGTCACGGTCGAGGGCGAAGCCGTGTCGATGGAGGCGGGGGACGTCCTCCGGATCGATCCCGAGGCGACGCGATCGATCGACGTCGAGGAAGAGAGCCAGTTCGTCCTCGTGGGTGCGCCCTGA
- a CDS encoding MFS transporter: MNSEDRRVVGTAASAHALVHAHELSIPILISVWLAEYSVTPALLGVVATVAYGFFGAGALPAGVLADRVGASRLIGASLLGAGGAFLLVGGAGWLPIDDVAPLGVPGPIWAIALALALWGVAASAYHPSGLTLLSTAVEQRGRGFALHGAAGNLGIATGPLVTILLLEVLAWQTVALVLGIGGIVVGATATILDVDTTVDAAGDSPVDDPDAEATPDGGESRDESAGDGATDSPSLRDELSTIRSVLGGPFLVVLAIVIASGLYYRGALTFLPEILADLEWLGPIDLGSRELPASRLVYVGVLAVGVVGQLIGGRLSDTLEPARGIAAAFLGLTALAVVFPIAAAAGAAPLLVVAALLGGALFVVQPLYQAAVAEFTPEAARGASYGLTYLCVFGIGALGGALAGGLLTIATAEALFLGLAGIAAVAALLAGGLATGRLGRA, encoded by the coding sequence GTGAATTCGGAGGATCGACGGGTGGTGGGGACGGCCGCGTCAGCCCACGCGCTCGTCCACGCTCACGAACTGTCGATCCCGATTCTCATCTCGGTCTGGCTCGCGGAGTACTCCGTCACGCCGGCGCTGCTTGGCGTCGTCGCGACGGTCGCGTACGGTTTCTTCGGCGCGGGGGCGCTTCCCGCCGGGGTCCTCGCGGATCGAGTCGGCGCGAGCAGATTGATCGGCGCGAGCCTGCTCGGTGCCGGCGGCGCCTTCCTCCTCGTCGGCGGTGCGGGCTGGCTCCCGATCGACGACGTGGCGCCGCTCGGCGTGCCGGGTCCGATCTGGGCGATCGCGCTGGCCCTCGCGCTCTGGGGCGTCGCCGCGAGCGCCTACCATCCCTCGGGGCTCACCCTCCTGAGCACCGCCGTCGAGCAGCGGGGCCGCGGGTTCGCCCTCCACGGTGCGGCCGGTAACCTCGGCATCGCAACGGGCCCGCTCGTGACGATCCTCCTGCTCGAGGTGCTCGCCTGGCAGACCGTCGCGCTCGTCCTCGGGATCGGCGGGATCGTCGTCGGGGCGACGGCGACTATCCTCGACGTCGATACGACTGTCGACGCCGCTGGCGACTCGCCAGTTGACGACCCCGACGCAGAGGCGACCCCCGACGGCGGCGAAAGCAGGGATGAGTCGGCCGGCGACGGGGCGACCGACTCCCCCTCCCTCCGCGACGAGCTCTCGACCATCCGCTCCGTGCTCGGCGGCCCCTTCCTCGTCGTCCTTGCGATCGTGATCGCTTCCGGCCTGTACTACCGCGGCGCGCTCACCTTCCTCCCCGAGATCCTCGCGGACCTCGAGTGGCTCGGGCCGATCGACCTCGGGAGTAGGGAGCTCCCCGCATCCCGACTCGTCTACGTCGGCGTGCTCGCCGTCGGCGTCGTCGGCCAGCTGATCGGCGGCCGACTCTCCGACACGCTCGAACCGGCCCGCGGGATCGCCGCTGCCTTCCTGGGCCTCACGGCGCTCGCGGTCGTCTTCCCGATCGCTGCGGCCGCTGGGGCGGCGCCGTTGCTCGTCGTCGCCGCGCTCCTCGGCGGCGCGCTGTTCGTCGTCCAGCCGCTCTACCAGGCAGCCGTCGCCGAGTTCACGCCCGAGGCAGCCCGCGGCGCGTCCTACGGCCTCACCTACCTCTGCGTGTTCGGCATCGGTGCGCTCGGCGGCGCGCTCGCTGGTGGACTGCTCACGATCGCGACTGCAGAAGCACTCTTCCTCGGGCTCGCCGGCATCGCGGCTGTCGCGGCCCTACTCGCCGGCGGGCTCGCGACCGGCCGACTCGGCCGCGCCTGA
- the thsA gene encoding thermosome subunit alpha → MSQQMGNQPLIVLSDDSQRTSGKDAQSMNITAGKAVSESVRTTLGPKGMDKMLVDSTGNVVVTNDGVTILKEMEIEHPAANMIVEVAETQESEVGDGTTTAVVVAGELLKKAEDQLDQEIHATTLAQGYRQAAEEAKDALEGIAIDVEESDTEILENIAATAMTGKGAENARDHLASLVVQAVRSVADEEGIDTENIKVEDVVGGAIEESELVEGVLISKERVHDDMPYAVEDANVAVLDDALEVRETEIDAEVNVTDPDQLQEFLDQEEEQLKEMVDQLAEAGADAVFAQDGIDDMAQHFLAQEGILAVRRTKSSDASKLARATGANVVSNVSDVEADDLGFAGSIAQKDVGGDQQIFVEDVEEAKSVTLILRGGTEHVVDEVERAIEDALGVVRTTLEDGKVVPGGGAPEIAVGLALQDFADSVGGREQIAVEAFAEALDVIPRTLAENAGLDPIDSIVELRSEHADGDSNAGLDAYTGDVADLSEDGVVEPLRVKTQAIESATEAAVMILRIDDVIAAGDLKGGQTGDDDDDAAGGPGGPGGMGGGMGGMGGMGGMGGAM, encoded by the coding sequence ATGTCACAGCAGATGGGCAACCAGCCGCTGATCGTACTCTCCGACGACAGCCAGCGCACGTCGGGGAAGGACGCTCAGTCGATGAACATCACGGCCGGCAAGGCCGTCTCCGAGTCCGTTCGGACCACACTCGGTCCGAAAGGGATGGACAAGATGCTCGTCGACTCCACGGGGAACGTCGTCGTCACGAACGACGGCGTCACGATCCTCAAGGAGATGGAGATCGAGCACCCCGCGGCCAACATGATCGTCGAGGTCGCGGAAACCCAGGAGAGCGAGGTCGGCGACGGGACGACCACGGCCGTGGTCGTCGCCGGTGAGCTCCTCAAGAAGGCCGAGGACCAGCTCGACCAGGAGATCCACGCCACCACGCTCGCGCAGGGCTACCGCCAGGCCGCCGAGGAGGCCAAGGACGCCCTCGAGGGCATCGCGATCGACGTCGAGGAGTCCGACACGGAGATCCTCGAGAACATCGCCGCGACGGCGATGACCGGCAAGGGCGCGGAGAACGCCCGCGACCACCTCGCCTCCCTCGTCGTGCAGGCTGTCCGCTCCGTCGCCGACGAGGAGGGCATCGACACTGAGAACATCAAGGTCGAGGACGTCGTCGGCGGCGCCATCGAGGAGTCCGAGCTCGTCGAGGGCGTGCTGATCTCGAAGGAGCGCGTCCACGACGACATGCCCTACGCCGTCGAGGACGCCAACGTCGCCGTGCTCGACGACGCGCTGGAGGTTCGCGAGACCGAGATCGACGCCGAGGTCAACGTCACCGACCCCGACCAGCTCCAGGAGTTCCTCGACCAGGAGGAAGAGCAGCTCAAGGAGATGGTCGACCAGCTCGCCGAGGCCGGCGCCGACGCCGTCTTCGCACAGGACGGCATCGACGACATGGCCCAGCACTTCCTCGCACAGGAGGGCATCCTCGCGGTCCGCCGCACGAAGTCCAGTGACGCTTCGAAGCTCGCCCGCGCGACGGGCGCCAACGTCGTCTCGAACGTCTCCGACGTCGAGGCCGACGACCTCGGCTTCGCGGGCTCGATCGCCCAGAAGGACGTCGGCGGCGACCAGCAGATCTTCGTCGAGGACGTCGAGGAGGCCAAGTCCGTCACGCTGATCCTGCGGGGCGGCACCGAGCACGTCGTCGACGAGGTCGAGCGCGCCATCGAGGACGCGCTCGGCGTCGTCCGCACCACGCTCGAGGACGGCAAGGTCGTCCCCGGCGGCGGTGCACCCGAGATCGCGGTCGGCCTCGCACTGCAGGACTTCGCCGACTCCGTCGGCGGCCGCGAGCAGATCGCCGTCGAAGCCTTCGCCGAGGCGCTGGACGTCATCCCGCGCACCCTCGCCGAGAACGCCGGTCTCGACCCGATCGACTCCATCGTCGAGCTCCGTAGCGAGCACGCCGACGGCGACTCCAACGCGGGCCTCGACGCCTACACCGGCGATGTCGCCGACCTCTCCGAGGACGGCGTCGTCGAGCCGCTGCGAGTCAAGACCCAGGCCATCGAGTCCGCCACCGAGGCGGCCGTGATGATCCTGCGCATCGACGACGTGATCGCCGCTGGCGACCTGAAGGGCGGCCAGACCGGCGACGATGACGACGACGCGGCAGGCGGTCCCGGCGGCCCCGGCGGTATGGGCGGCGGCATGGGCGGCATGGGTGGTATGGGCGGCATGGGCGGCGCGATGTGA
- a CDS encoding peptidylprolyl isomerase encodes MTEDDAEAAEDAAEEAAEAEAEDNGDEESGLQEGDFVRLSYTARETQDGGLVDTTSQEVAEEEGVADEDQTFEPRIIVLGEGHLFEPVEEAIKGQEEGDSGTVTVPAEEAFGEKDPEQVRTVAADKVPEDERYPGAHVQIDGEHGHVEAIIGGRARVDFNHALAGRDIEYEYEILDVVDDRLERAQGLVNAFLDIDLEMWFETDEVEEETYVSPSEEEGEDEDTEGDEDEDVEGHFETELVEKESLYIEATPQLTMNQQWMMGKQQIAQQLIDRLGIDRVVVQETIDGMGAGPMGGMMGGMGGGGEGDIEDALEDADVDADELVEELEDDA; translated from the coding sequence ATGACCGAGGACGACGCCGAGGCTGCAGAGGACGCAGCCGAGGAGGCCGCAGAGGCTGAGGCCGAAGACAACGGCGACGAGGAGTCGGGACTACAGGAGGGCGACTTCGTCCGCCTGTCCTACACCGCTCGCGAGACCCAGGACGGCGGCCTCGTCGACACGACCTCCCAGGAGGTCGCCGAGGAGGAGGGCGTCGCGGACGAGGACCAGACGTTCGAGCCCCGCATCATCGTGCTGGGCGAGGGCCACCTCTTCGAGCCAGTCGAGGAGGCGATCAAGGGGCAGGAGGAGGGTGACTCCGGCACCGTCACCGTTCCCGCCGAGGAGGCCTTCGGCGAGAAGGACCCCGAGCAGGTCCGCACCGTCGCGGCCGACAAGGTCCCCGAGGACGAGCGCTACCCCGGCGCGCACGTCCAGATCGACGGCGAGCACGGCCACGTCGAGGCGATCATCGGCGGCCGCGCACGCGTCGACTTCAACCACGCACTCGCGGGCCGTGACATCGAGTACGAGTACGAGATCCTCGACGTCGTCGACGACCGCCTGGAACGCGCCCAGGGCCTCGTCAACGCCTTCCTCGACATCGACCTCGAGATGTGGTTCGAGACCGACGAGGTCGAGGAGGAGACCTACGTCAGCCCGAGCGAGGAAGAGGGCGAAGACGAGGACACTGAGGGCGACGAGGACGAAGACGTCGAGGGCCACTTCGAGACCGAACTCGTCGAGAAGGAGTCCCTCTACATCGAGGCGACCCCGCAGCTCACGATGAACCAGCAGTGGATGATGGGCAAGCAGCAGATCGCCCAGCAGCTCATCGACCGCCTCGGCATCGACCGCGTCGTCGTGCAGGAAACCATCGACGGCATGGGCGCGGGCCCGATGGGCGGCATGATGGGCGGCATGGGTGGCGGTGGCGAGGGCGACATCGAGGACGCCCTCGAGGACGCCGACGTCGACGCGGACGAACTCGTCGAAGAACTCGAAGACGACGCGTAA
- a CDS encoding GNAT family N-acetyltransferase, with product MSEDDAPNDEIVIRRAEPADAPRIRELNEVALRQVDAYAEDAVEEGMDEDLEDVEANYVAVGGDFLVAEIDGDSQAEADAPSIVGMGALEPVGDATFQADAIVRPGDEPAGEITRMRVDPEFQRRGIATRLVDRLEERARELGYATLVLDTTARQEGAQRLYEGFGFEHEDTVQWREYEVLLYRKSL from the coding sequence GTGTCCGAGGACGACGCTCCCAACGACGAGATCGTCATCCGACGTGCCGAACCCGCCGACGCTCCGCGGATTCGCGAACTGAACGAGGTCGCCCTCCGGCAGGTCGACGCCTACGCGGAGGACGCCGTCGAGGAGGGCATGGACGAGGACCTCGAGGACGTCGAGGCGAACTACGTCGCCGTCGGCGGCGACTTCCTCGTCGCGGAGATCGACGGCGACAGCCAGGCGGAGGCGGACGCTCCCTCGATCGTCGGGATGGGCGCGCTCGAGCCGGTCGGCGACGCGACGTTCCAGGCCGACGCGATCGTCCGCCCGGGGGACGAGCCCGCGGGCGAGATCACCCGAATGCGCGTCGATCCCGAGTTCCAGCGCCGCGGTATCGCCACCCGACTCGTCGACCGCCTGGAGGAGCGCGCTCGCGAACTCGGCTACGCGACGCTCGTGCTCGACACGACCGCACGGCAGGAAGGCGCCCAGCGCCTCTACGAGGGCTTCGGGTTCGAGCACGAGGACACGGTGCAGTGGCGCGAGTACGAGGTGCTGCTGTACAGGAAGTCCCTGTAA
- a CDS encoding signal peptidase I, whose amino-acid sequence MTAREWAGRIASAVLIVVILSLVVGHLLGTPILLGYVSSNSMEPTIDQGDGFVSIPQPLAGDVEEGDVVVYRARELDGGGLTTHRVVEVTDEGYVTKGDNNPFTDQDGPEPIVRDEQVEAEALRIGGTVVTIPHLGTVVGGIGSVAGGVRSGLANTLGLGAATSPRGFGLLLVGLGLALVALASGGGGRGVRVTDRRTDREHVIKLWSAVGAVAIVVVLLATAAMVIPGGVQEFGVASQGDPSSDPLSVEPGGTAEIEYPVNNAGLVPTVAIVEPHSSDVDVQPDRVTVGGRSTETATATIQAAEQEGIHYRHVSEHRYIMVLPPGMIEAAHDVHPVFAIVLIDLVVGGLVVLAGVALLGTDDIRVRPGGSGRPLTEQVRRAVFRWF is encoded by the coding sequence GTGACGGCCCGCGAGTGGGCCGGGAGGATCGCCTCCGCGGTCCTGATCGTCGTGATCCTCTCGCTGGTCGTCGGCCACCTGCTCGGCACGCCGATTCTCTTGGGCTACGTTAGCTCCAACAGCATGGAGCCGACGATCGACCAGGGCGACGGGTTCGTCTCGATCCCACAGCCCCTCGCCGGCGACGTCGAGGAAGGGGACGTCGTCGTCTATCGCGCACGCGAACTCGACGGCGGCGGGCTGACCACCCACCGCGTGGTCGAGGTGACCGACGAGGGATACGTCACCAAAGGCGACAACAATCCGTTCACCGACCAGGACGGGCCCGAACCCATCGTCAGGGACGAGCAGGTCGAGGCGGAGGCCCTCCGGATCGGCGGTACCGTCGTAACCATCCCCCACCTCGGCACCGTGGTCGGTGGTATCGGCTCGGTCGCAGGCGGCGTCCGTAGCGGGCTCGCGAACACCCTCGGCCTCGGGGCGGCGACGAGCCCGCGCGGTTTCGGCCTCCTACTCGTCGGCCTCGGGCTCGCGCTGGTGGCGCTGGCCTCCGGCGGGGGCGGCCGCGGCGTCCGGGTGACCGACCGCCGGACCGACCGCGAGCACGTCATCAAACTCTGGTCGGCCGTCGGCGCGGTCGCGATCGTCGTCGTGTTGCTCGCGACCGCGGCGATGGTGATTCCGGGTGGCGTGCAGGAGTTCGGCGTCGCCAGCCAGGGGGACCCGTCCAGCGATCCGCTCTCCGTGGAGCCGGGTGGGACCGCCGAGATCGAGTATCCGGTCAACAACGCCGGCCTCGTTCCGACCGTCGCGATCGTGGAGCCCCACTCCAGCGACGTCGACGTCCAGCCCGACCGCGTGACCGTCGGCGGTCGCTCGACGGAGACCGCGACCGCGACGATCCAGGCCGCCGAACAGGAGGGGATCCACTACCGGCACGTCTCCGAGCACCGCTACATCATGGTGCTCCCGCCCGGGATGATCGAGGCCGCCCACGACGTCCATCCGGTGTTCGCCATCGTGCTGATCGATCTCGTGGTCGGCGGGCTGGTGGTGCTCGCGGGGGTCGCGTTGCTGGGGACCGACGACATCCGGGTGCGGCCCGGTGGGAGCGGGCGGCCGCTGACCGAGCAGGTGCGGCGGGCCGTCTTTCGCTGGTTCTGA
- a CDS encoding creatininase family protein yields MHLDPATSLAARPAPKIRAVAAEPGSILVVPVGSVEQHGEHLPVATDSLLAEAIAHGGVAEANGGVAEATGADGDADGAGEEATVPALVAPAVWTGYSPHHLPFGGTLTLGFQRLLGVLEDLAESGLGAGDDEGFDAILLVNGHGGNASLVDGAVSTIGVANPDAEVVGVTYFELAAGLLEDVRESDPGGMAHGGEFETSLMLHLHPDLVGEDQPAEPLETPYERGGTDLLEGGPVSTYRSFDAFSESGAIGEPEYASAKAGGAIFELLTEELASLLGEIHDIAR; encoded by the coding sequence ATGCACCTCGATCCAGCCACCAGCCTCGCGGCACGGCCCGCCCCGAAGATCCGGGCCGTCGCCGCCGAGCCGGGATCGATCCTCGTCGTTCCCGTCGGGAGCGTCGAGCAACACGGCGAGCACCTCCCGGTCGCAACCGACAGCCTGCTGGCGGAAGCCATCGCCCACGGCGGCGTCGCTGAGGCGAACGGTGGCGTCGCTGAGGCGACCGGCGCCGATGGTGATGCGGACGGCGCCGGTGAGGAGGCCACCGTCCCGGCACTCGTCGCGCCGGCGGTCTGGACCGGCTACTCGCCTCACCACCTGCCGTTCGGCGGCACGCTGACGCTCGGCTTCCAGCGGCTCCTCGGCGTCCTCGAGGACCTCGCGGAGAGTGGGCTCGGTGCCGGAGACGACGAGGGGTTCGACGCGATCCTCCTCGTCAACGGTCACGGCGGCAACGCTTCGCTCGTCGACGGCGCGGTGAGCACCATCGGCGTCGCCAACCCGGACGCGGAGGTCGTGGGCGTGACGTACTTCGAGCTGGCGGCAGGCCTCCTCGAGGACGTCCGAGAGAGCGATCCGGGCGGGATGGCCCACGGCGGGGAGTTCGAGACCTCCCTCATGCTGCACCTCCACCCGGACCTCGTCGGCGAGGACCAGCCCGCGGAACCGCTGGAAACGCCCTACGAGCGTGGCGGAACGGACCTGCTGGAGGGTGGACCCGTCTCGACGTACCGATCGTTCGACGCCTTCTCCGAGAGCGGCGCGATCGGCGAGCCCGAGTACGCGAGCGCCAAAGCCGGTGGGGCGATCTTCGAGTTGCTGACGGAGGAACTGGCGTCGCTGCTCGGCGAGATACACGACATCGCTCGGTAA
- a CDS encoding DUF4234 domain-containing protein, which translates to MPTVTDPSAFEEGSLGLQIVLFIVTFGIYGLYWYYSTNAQLAAGTDAEFSPVARTLLSLLPFLGLYWSWQFCNDAEAVTDQSGPLLFVLFIVFAPISWFLIQSGVNSTAASA; encoded by the coding sequence ATGCCAACTGTCACCGATCCCTCGGCGTTCGAGGAAGGATCGCTCGGCCTCCAGATCGTCCTCTTCATCGTCACCTTCGGCATCTACGGGCTCTACTGGTACTACTCCACGAACGCCCAGCTCGCGGCGGGGACCGACGCGGAGTTCAGCCCGGTGGCGCGAACGCTCCTCTCGCTGCTCCCGTTCCTGGGGCTCTACTGGAGCTGGCAGTTCTGCAACGACGCCGAGGCCGTCACTGACCAGAGCGGTCCCCTGCTGTTCGTCCTGTTCATCGTCTTCGCGCCGATCTCCTGGTTCCTGATCCAGTCCGGCGTGAACTCGACGGCCGCGAGCGCCTGA
- a CDS encoding DUF3054 domain-containing protein — MFEAPDRNGLALAAGDHLAVIAIVGWGIVDHHGLEGLTDLQEVVETIGPFLVGIAVATVLVGTYEPAHTATAAAQLRSVAAAAIGAVGVGLVIRTSPAIEGGAAWPFGLVMLGTITLGLLFWRSAAITVTRYRSGAAESAGREPAGE, encoded by the coding sequence ATGTTCGAGGCGCCGGATCGAAACGGCCTCGCCCTCGCGGCCGGCGACCACCTCGCGGTGATCGCGATCGTCGGCTGGGGGATCGTCGACCACCACGGACTCGAGGGCCTCACCGACCTCCAGGAGGTCGTCGAGACGATCGGCCCGTTCCTGGTGGGGATCGCCGTCGCCACGGTGCTCGTGGGGACCTACGAACCAGCGCACACCGCCACCGCAGCCGCGCAGCTCCGGTCGGTCGCCGCGGCGGCGATCGGCGCGGTCGGCGTCGGCCTCGTGATCCGAACGTCGCCCGCGATCGAGGGCGGCGCCGCGTGGCCGTTCGGACTCGTGATGCTCGGCACGATCACGCTGGGACTCCTGTTCTGGCGATCCGCCGCGATCACCGTCACCCGCTACCGCTCAGGCGCGGCCGAGTCGGCCGGTCGCGAGCCCGCCGGCGAGTAG
- a CDS encoding TetR/AcrR family transcriptional regulator — MDDPAADIMGATFRALCDHGYAELTMRDIAEESDRSKAALHYHYDDKEGLLVAFLDHMYDRFTDRVGGYGVDGDAALPDDVDASDPDERLRAFLSAVLHPPKDSDDVREFRTAMLEIKAQAPYSDAFRERIARFDAFVTETVTELVEAGQEAGIYRDSADPAHVAQFVLVTHDGADARHVIADAPVDCALASLEDYLDGYLVDDGADRTESGSEAPTSEQLTDGGRSEAGEE, encoded by the coding sequence ATGGACGATCCGGCAGCAGACATCATGGGCGCGACCTTTCGCGCCCTCTGCGATCACGGGTATGCGGAGCTGACGATGCGGGACATCGCCGAGGAGTCCGACCGGAGCAAGGCCGCCCTCCACTACCACTACGACGACAAGGAGGGGCTGCTCGTGGCCTTCCTCGACCACATGTACGACCGGTTCACCGACCGCGTCGGCGGCTACGGCGTCGACGGCGACGCGGCGCTACCGGACGACGTGGACGCCAGCGATCCGGACGAGCGGCTCCGCGCCTTCCTCTCGGCCGTGCTCCACCCACCGAAGGACAGCGACGACGTCCGCGAGTTCCGGACGGCGATGCTGGAGATCAAGGCTCAGGCGCCCTACAGCGACGCCTTCCGGGAACGGATCGCACGCTTCGACGCGTTCGTCACGGAGACCGTCACGGAACTGGTCGAGGCGGGCCAGGAGGCCGGGATCTACCGAGACTCGGCCGATCCCGCCCACGTCGCGCAGTTCGTCCTCGTGACTCACGACGGGGCGGACGCGCGACACGTGATCGCAGACGCGCCGGTCGACTGTGCGCTCGCCTCGCTCGAGGACTACCTCGACGGCTACCTGGTCGACGACGGGGCCGACCGGACGGAGAGCGGCTCCGAGGCACCGACGAGCGAGCAACTCACCGACGGCGGACGATCGGAGGCGGGTGAGGAGTGA
- a CDS encoding MATE family efflux transporter yields the protein MFGDQENLELTDGPIGKPLLYLSAPIIVTNLLQVAYNLADTFWLGQYSTEALAAVTFGFPLVFFLISLGMGVAVAGSVLVAQHTGAEEYEQAEFAASQTVTYAVLFSVVLGSIGYFFVGDFVRALGAGPDVAPQAANYLEVMSLGLFAMFGFIVFIDLMRGAGDTVTPMLVMFGTVFLNVVLDPFLIFGVGPFPELGVQGAAIATVFSRVVAMGVGVAIMFRGYHGIQIRLGEMVPDPTYARRLVRIGGPATVEGTGRSISVNMMLFVVGTFSTPIVAAFGVGVRVFSLIFMPAIALDRGVETMTGQNIGAGKPDRAAVANHVAARISFLILAGVGVVVFVFAPQIVAVFDSDPEVVRVGSDFLRWVAPTFGFIGIVRAYSGGFRGAGKTLTAAALAIIMLGVIRVPLAWVASRSIDVSTIGVDVPGFGRLSADVLAGTAIADLLAGSMSETGIWLAFAVSNVAAAALAYAWFTRGTWRDADLTGEPSPAPADD from the coding sequence ATGTTCGGCGATCAGGAGAACCTCGAACTGACCGATGGCCCGATCGGGAAGCCACTGCTCTACCTCTCGGCGCCGATCATCGTCACGAACCTCCTGCAGGTCGCCTACAACCTCGCGGACACCTTCTGGCTCGGCCAGTACAGCACGGAAGCGCTCGCCGCGGTCACCTTCGGGTTCCCGCTGGTCTTCTTCCTCATCTCGCTGGGGATGGGCGTCGCCGTCGCGGGGAGCGTCCTCGTCGCCCAGCACACCGGCGCGGAGGAGTACGAGCAGGCGGAGTTCGCGGCCTCCCAGACCGTGACCTACGCCGTCCTCTTCTCGGTCGTCCTCGGGTCGATCGGCTACTTCTTCGTCGGCGACTTCGTCCGCGCGCTCGGCGCGGGGCCGGACGTCGCACCGCAGGCCGCGAACTACCTCGAGGTCATGTCGCTGGGGCTGTTCGCGATGTTCGGCTTCATCGTGTTCATCGACCTCATGCGCGGGGCCGGCGACACGGTCACGCCGATGCTCGTGATGTTCGGGACGGTGTTCCTCAACGTCGTGCTGGACCCGTTCCTGATCTTCGGCGTCGGGCCCTTCCCCGAACTCGGCGTCCAGGGCGCGGCGATCGCGACCGTCTTCTCCCGCGTCGTCGCGATGGGCGTCGGCGTCGCGATCATGTTCCGGGGCTACCACGGCATCCAGATCCGGCTCGGCGAGATGGTGCCCGATCCGACCTACGCCCGCCGACTGGTCAGGATCGGCGGCCCGGCGACCGTCGAGGGGACCGGCCGCTCGATCTCGGTGAACATGATGCTGTTCGTCGTCGGGACGTTCTCGACGCCGATCGTCGCGGCCTTCGGGGTCGGCGTCCGGGTCTTCTCGCTGATCTTCATGCCGGCGATCGCGCTGGACCGCGGCGTGGAGACGATGACCGGGCAGAACATCGGCGCCGGCAAGCCCGACCGCGCTGCGGTCGCCAACCACGTCGCCGCGAGGATCTCCTTCCTGATCCTGGCGGGCGTCGGCGTCGTGGTGTTCGTCTTCGCGCCGCAGATCGTCGCGGTCTTCGACAGCGATCCGGAGGTCGTTCGCGTCGGCTCGGATTTCCTGCGCTGGGTCGCGCCGACCTTCGGCTTCATCGGGATCGTGCGCGCCTACTCCGGCGGGTTCCGCGGTGCGGGGAAGACGCTCACCGCTGCCGCGCTCGCGATCATCATGCTCGGCGTCATCCGCGTCCCGCTGGCGTGGGTCGCCTCGCGCTCGATCGACGTCTCGACGATCGGCGTCGACGTCCCCGGCTTCGGCCGCCTGAGCGCCGACGTCCTCGCGGGCACGGCGATCGCCGACCTGCTCGCCGGTTCGATGAGCGAGACCGGCATCTGGCTGGCGTTCGCGGTCTCGAACGTCGCCGCCGCGGCGCTCGCCTACGCGTGGTTCACCCGGGGCACGTGGCGCGACGCCGACCTGACTGGCGAGCCGTCGCCTGCACCGGCGGACGACTGA
- a CDS encoding acyl-CoA thioesterase: protein MPTLLDSYIENRHRVQPNHANTVGTAHGGDVMKWLDEVSAMSAMRFAGETCVTARMDPIEFHRPIGVGDIAVIESYVYDTGNTSVRVRLTADRENPRTGERERTTTSHAVFVAVDENMKPTKVPDLMVETERGENLRAAALESREP from the coding sequence ATGCCAACGCTCCTGGACAGCTACATCGAGAACCGCCACCGCGTCCAGCCCAACCACGCCAACACCGTCGGGACGGCCCACGGTGGCGACGTGATGAAGTGGCTCGACGAGGTCAGCGCAATGTCGGCGATGCGTTTCGCTGGCGAGACCTGCGTCACCGCGCGCATGGACCCCATCGAGTTCCACCGGCCGATCGGCGTCGGCGACATCGCCGTCATCGAGTCCTACGTCTACGATACCGGGAACACGAGCGTCCGCGTCCGCCTGACCGCCGACCGCGAGAATCCCCGCACCGGCGAGCGCGAGCGGACCACCACCTCCCACGCCGTCTTCGTCGCCGTCGACGAGAACATGAAACCCACCAAAGTACCCGACCTCATGGTCGAGACCGAGCGCGGGGAGAACCTCCGCGCCGCGGCGCTGGAGTCCCGGGAACCCTAG